In one window of Haloprofundus halophilus DNA:
- a CDS encoding oxidoreductase, translated as MTRDDWTAADVPRLDGQTVVVTGANSGLGYHATRAFAHRGAHVVMACRDMKRGEEARGELAASRPSGALELQKLDLADLDSVRTFAETFADVHDRLDVLCNNAGVMAIPRGETEDGFETQFGVNHLGHFALTGLLLDQMTGEDVRVVTQSSGVHESGEIGFDDLQSEESYDEWDAYAQSKLANLLFAYELQRRLDDEGIENVRSVGCHPGYAATNLQYRGPEAKGSRVRKTAMRVANAIFAQSAEWGALPMLYAATEDVPGGSYVGPGGLMNMRGHPEVQESSERSYDEVAAGRLWSVSEELTGVEYDFEALADASSE; from the coding sequence ATGACGAGAGACGACTGGACGGCAGCCGACGTGCCGCGACTCGACGGACAGACGGTGGTCGTCACCGGCGCGAACAGCGGCCTGGGATACCACGCGACGCGCGCGTTCGCCCACCGCGGCGCGCACGTCGTCATGGCGTGTCGGGATATGAAACGGGGCGAGGAGGCCCGAGGCGAACTCGCCGCGAGCCGACCCAGCGGCGCGCTCGAACTCCAGAAACTCGACCTGGCCGACCTCGACTCGGTACGGACGTTCGCCGAGACGTTCGCGGACGTCCACGACCGACTCGACGTGCTCTGCAACAACGCGGGCGTGATGGCGATTCCGCGCGGCGAGACCGAAGACGGCTTCGAGACCCAGTTCGGCGTCAACCACCTCGGTCACTTCGCGCTCACGGGGCTGTTGCTCGACCAGATGACCGGCGAGGACGTGCGCGTCGTCACTCAGAGCAGCGGCGTCCACGAGAGCGGCGAGATCGGTTTCGACGACCTGCAGAGCGAGGAGTCGTACGACGAGTGGGACGCGTACGCCCAGAGCAAACTGGCGAACCTGCTGTTCGCCTACGAACTCCAGCGGCGACTGGACGACGAGGGGATAGAGAACGTCCGAAGCGTCGGCTGTCACCCCGGCTACGCGGCGACGAACCTCCAGTACCGCGGACCGGAAGCGAAGGGGTCCAGAGTCAGAAAGACGGCGATGCGCGTCGCCAACGCCATCTTCGCACAGTCCGCCGAGTGGGGGGCGCTGCCGATGCTGTACGCCGCCACCGAGGACGTTCCCGGCGGAAGTTACGTCGGCCCCGGCGGGCTGATGAACATGCGCGGCCACCCCGAAGTACAGGAGTCGAGCGAGCGCTCCTACGACGAGGTGGCCGCCGGACGACTCTGGAGCGTCTCCGAGGAACTGACCGGCGTCGAGTACGACTTCGAGGCGCTGGCCGACGCGTCGAGCGAGTGA
- the ilvC gene encoding ketol-acid reductoisomerase, which yields MADSTVYDESDADLDALSGRTVAIIGYGNQGRAQAKNLRDAGVEDIVVGNRRDASWDEAQEDGFPVYETSEAVSVASVVFLLVPDEVAPAVYEEHIEPNLESGDVLNFASGYNVTYEYISPPDDVDVVMVAPRMVGAMVRELYVDGRGAPAFLAVEQDASGEALDVALAVAHGIGATRSGVIEGDFETETKLDLLTEQGLIPVIANALIAKWEVEREAGAPPEAILMEQYLSQELSHIFRKAATMGLVEQMPLHSMTSQYGQLAGIDEFDREPLREFMREKMDGIDDGSFATEWTLQQQAGYPKLKRLYKKYRDHEMIEAEQTTIDEFGLDELDDAGDADANNADASDADELDESAN from the coding sequence ATGGCCGACTCCACCGTCTACGACGAATCGGACGCCGACCTCGACGCGCTCTCCGGACGCACCGTCGCCATCATCGGCTACGGGAACCAGGGACGGGCGCAGGCGAAGAACCTCCGCGACGCGGGCGTCGAGGACATCGTCGTCGGCAACCGCAGGGACGCCTCGTGGGACGAGGCCCAGGAGGACGGCTTCCCCGTCTACGAGACGAGCGAGGCCGTCTCCGTCGCGAGCGTCGTCTTCCTGCTCGTCCCCGACGAGGTCGCCCCCGCGGTCTACGAGGAGCACATCGAGCCGAATCTGGAATCCGGCGACGTGCTCAACTTCGCCTCCGGCTACAACGTCACCTACGAGTACATCTCGCCGCCCGACGACGTGGACGTGGTGATGGTCGCGCCGCGGATGGTCGGCGCGATGGTCCGCGAACTGTACGTCGACGGCCGCGGCGCTCCCGCGTTCCTCGCGGTCGAACAGGACGCCTCGGGAGAGGCGCTCGACGTGGCGCTCGCCGTCGCCCACGGCATCGGCGCGACGCGCTCGGGCGTCATCGAGGGCGACTTCGAGACGGAGACGAAACTCGACCTGCTGACCGAACAGGGGCTCATCCCGGTCATCGCCAACGCGCTCATCGCCAAGTGGGAGGTCGAACGCGAGGCGGGCGCGCCGCCCGAGGCCATCCTGATGGAGCAGTACCTCTCCCAGGAACTGAGCCACATCTTCCGGAAGGCGGCGACGATGGGACTCGTCGAGCAGATGCCGCTGCACTCGATGACGAGCCAGTACGGTCAGTTGGCGGGAATCGACGAGTTCGACCGCGAACCGCTCCGGGAGTTCATGCGCGAGAAGATGGACGGCATCGACGACGGCTCGTTCGCGACGGAGTGGACGCTCCAGCAGCAGGCGGGCTACCCGAAACTGAAGCGCCTCTACAAGAAGTACCGCGACCACGAGATGATCGAGGCCGAGCAGACGACCATCGACGAGTTCGGCCTCGACGAACTCGACGACGCCGGCGACGCCGACGCGAACAACGCCGACGCGAGCGACGCCGACGAACTCGACGAGTCCGCCAACTAA
- a CDS encoding CPCC family cysteine-rich protein — MARRHSRLRGFCPCCGFRTLSRGERGSYDACDICAWTDDPEQFESVTVTRGENPDALVDAWQNVRRFGWAGHGQRPEDLRDPTVRDQRDPEWPYREVQ; from the coding sequence ATGGCTCGACGGCACTCTCGACTGCGAGGGTTCTGTCCCTGCTGCGGGTTTCGGACGCTGAGCCGAGGCGAACGCGGGTCGTACGACGCCTGTGATATCTGCGCGTGGACCGACGATCCCGAGCAGTTCGAGTCGGTGACCGTGACTCGCGGCGAGAACCCCGACGCACTCGTCGACGCGTGGCAGAACGTGAGACGGTTCGGCTGGGCGGGACACGGGCAGCGCCCCGAGGACTTACGAGACCCGACGGTGCGCGACCAGCGCGACCCCGAGTGGCCGTATCGGGAAGTACAGTGA
- a CDS encoding MBL fold metallo-hydrolase produces MKLQFLGGTREVGRSAILVDDRLLLDYGMLTGNPPQFPVGSVDPEAVVVSHGHLDHVGAIPTLLSGDARPPIHWTPPTYELAMTLARDTLKLHGGTYSCPFTENDLKRVTEVAETHGYRETFEAAGYEVTLYNAGHIPGSAHVLVDDGETRLLYTGDFHTDSARGQRLVSGTTARPEADVVVCESTYSDVDHEPRAEVERRFVESVRTTLWEGGTVVVPAFAIGRTQELMLVCAAHDIDCYVDGMGQGVTRMLRSYPEFVRDADALKRATSNARFVTGRDGQRRRIARKNTVVITTSGMLSGGPAMTYIPEIRTDPVNKIAMTGYQVEGTPGRELLDRGRCELNGGVVPVAAQAEAYDFSAHADADGLRSLLDEYGGARVLVNHGDRCEAFAAELRDDGFEATAPELGETVRV; encoded by the coding sequence GTGAAACTCCAGTTTCTCGGCGGCACGCGCGAGGTTGGTCGCAGCGCCATCCTCGTCGACGACCGTCTCCTCCTCGACTACGGGATGCTGACGGGGAACCCCCCGCAGTTTCCCGTCGGGTCGGTCGACCCCGAGGCCGTCGTCGTCTCCCACGGCCACCTCGACCACGTCGGCGCGATTCCCACGCTCCTGTCGGGCGACGCGCGCCCGCCCATCCACTGGACGCCGCCGACGTACGAACTGGCGATGACGCTCGCGCGTGACACGCTCAAACTGCACGGCGGAACGTACAGCTGTCCGTTCACCGAGAACGACCTCAAGCGCGTCACCGAGGTCGCCGAGACCCACGGCTACCGCGAGACGTTCGAGGCCGCCGGGTACGAGGTAACCCTCTACAACGCGGGTCACATCCCCGGCAGCGCGCACGTCCTCGTGGACGACGGCGAGACGCGGTTGTTGTACACGGGCGACTTCCACACCGACTCGGCTCGCGGACAACGCTTGGTGTCGGGCACGACTGCACGGCCCGAAGCCGACGTCGTCGTCTGCGAGAGCACGTACTCGGACGTCGACCACGAGCCCCGTGCCGAGGTCGAACGGCGCTTCGTCGAGTCGGTGCGGACGACGCTCTGGGAGGGCGGCACCGTCGTCGTGCCGGCGTTCGCCATCGGGCGCACGCAGGAGTTGATGCTCGTCTGCGCGGCCCACGACATCGACTGCTACGTCGACGGGATGGGTCAGGGCGTCACCCGGATGCTCCGCAGCTACCCCGAGTTCGTCCGCGACGCCGACGCGCTCAAACGGGCGACGTCGAACGCGCGCTTCGTCACCGGGAGAGACGGCCAGCGCAGGCGTATCGCCCGCAAGAACACGGTCGTCATCACCACCTCGGGGATGCTCTCGGGCGGCCCCGCGATGACGTACATCCCCGAGATTCGGACCGACCCGGTGAACAAGATCGCGATGACGGGGTACCAGGTCGAGGGGACGCCCGGCCGCGAACTGCTCGACCGCGGCCGCTGCGAACTGAACGGCGGCGTCGTTCCGGTCGCCGCGCAGGCCGAGGCGTACGACTTCTCCGCGCACGCCGACGCCGACGGCCTCCGCTCGCTTCTGGACGAGTACGGGGGGGCGAGAGTGCTGGTCAACCACGGCGACCGCTGCGAGGCGTTCGCGGCCGAACTCCGCGACGACGGGTTCGAGGCGACAGCGCCGGAGCTCGGCGAGACGGTCCGCGTCTGA
- a CDS encoding VOC family protein, translating to MSDDQSTTELEVTADLPDAPFHTAGVDHITFVGSNVDDTVAFYRDVLGMPLVLKQPNLDAPHVTHLFFDTGDGRMLTFFVEEGRQSNRGPQRTPLGGVHHVAFQFEPERIEEIKQALEERGHRYNEFDRGIFHSLYTTDHNGFVIELSTDKFEIPDEHRGEVLALAQKKRVEEGAEYAEGKHLKEALEALGLPAEEVNLPDAGSGAGGL from the coding sequence ATGAGCGACGACCAGTCGACGACAGAGCTCGAAGTCACCGCCGACTTACCGGACGCGCCGTTTCACACCGCCGGCGTCGACCACATCACCTTCGTCGGCAGCAACGTCGATGACACAGTCGCGTTCTATCGCGACGTGCTCGGCATGCCGCTGGTGCTGAAACAGCCGAACCTCGACGCGCCGCACGTCACCCACCTGTTCTTCGACACGGGCGACGGCCGGATGCTGACGTTCTTCGTCGAGGAGGGGCGGCAGTCGAACCGCGGCCCGCAGCGCACGCCGCTGGGCGGCGTCCACCACGTCGCCTTCCAGTTCGAACCGGAGCGCATCGAGGAGATCAAGCAGGCTCTCGAGGAGCGCGGCCACCGCTACAACGAGTTCGACCGCGGCATCTTCCACTCGCTGTACACCACCGACCACAACGGGTTCGTCATCGAGCTCTCCACCGACAAGTTCGAGATTCCCGACGAACACCGCGGCGAGGTGCTCGCGCTGGCGCAGAAAAAGCGTGTCGAGGAGGGCGCGGAGTACGCCGAAGGGAAGCACCTGAAGGAAGCGCTCGAAGCGCTCGGCCTGCCCGCCGAAGAAGTGAATCTTCCCGACGCCGGCTCCGGAGCGGGCGGGCTGTAA
- a CDS encoding matrixin family metalloprotease encodes MSSRLPTLAVVALLLVAGCLGSLADGGGSSDVPLPSSSSTSTDRERATASTGTNPWGDDPVVVAIENRDEPDREFAPLVREATSYWEQNGREYTGFDVAYRVVPDAEDPDIVVEFVDEVPNCSNVTGAAGCAPRITDSRQIQRPETVSVRTGLSDASTELVLRHEFGHTLGLGHDDEPADVMAASSVLHTEPQPNATERAFPWADPHFTVYADTDDASDPEAAREQIRHAFGYYEEGADENVPGNLTFEYVDSPEDADVRIQFAEDSACDDGPGSCAVSSGPDPDGDGAIEEYERLEITLVELDSDAIGWHVGTWFATYGLGAENPADKPEPFQDPDPDYDEIRSEWWE; translated from the coding sequence ATGTCGTCTCGACTGCCGACGCTCGCCGTCGTCGCCCTCCTCCTCGTCGCGGGGTGCCTCGGCTCTCTCGCCGACGGCGGCGGCTCGTCGGACGTGCCGCTTCCGAGCAGTTCGTCGACCTCCACCGACCGAGAGCGAGCGACCGCGAGCACCGGGACCAACCCGTGGGGCGACGACCCCGTCGTCGTCGCCATCGAGAATCGCGACGAACCCGACCGCGAGTTCGCGCCGCTGGTCCGCGAGGCGACGAGTTACTGGGAGCAGAACGGCCGCGAGTACACCGGCTTCGACGTCGCGTACCGCGTCGTCCCCGACGCGGAGGACCCCGACATCGTCGTCGAGTTCGTCGACGAGGTGCCGAACTGTAGCAACGTGACCGGCGCGGCGGGCTGTGCGCCGCGCATCACCGACTCGCGACAGATTCAGCGACCCGAGACCGTCTCGGTCCGAACCGGCCTCTCCGACGCGTCGACGGAACTCGTGTTGCGTCACGAGTTCGGGCACACGCTCGGACTGGGTCACGACGACGAACCGGCGGACGTGATGGCCGCCTCGTCGGTGCTGCACACCGAACCGCAGCCGAACGCCACCGAGCGGGCGTTCCCGTGGGCCGACCCCCACTTCACCGTCTACGCCGACACCGACGACGCGTCCGACCCCGAGGCCGCCCGCGAGCAGATTCGCCACGCCTTCGGCTACTACGAGGAGGGTGCCGACGAGAACGTCCCCGGCAACCTGACGTTCGAGTACGTCGACTCGCCCGAGGACGCCGACGTGCGAATCCAGTTCGCCGAGGACTCCGCCTGCGACGACGGCCCCGGGTCGTGCGCGGTGTCGTCTGGGCCGGACCCCGACGGCGACGGCGCGATAGAGGAGTACGAACGGCTCGAAATCACGCTCGTCGAACTCGACAGCGACGCTATCGGCTGGCACGTCGGCACGTGGTTCGCCACGTACGGCCTCGGTGCGGAGAATCCCGCCGACAAACCGGAGCCGTTCCAGGACCCCGACCCCGACTACGACGAAATCCGGAGCGAATGGTGGGAGTGA